In Capillimicrobium parvum, a genomic segment contains:
- a CDS encoding nicotinate phosphoribosyltransferase, with protein MPRQRLSSAVFRLPIVRIREGYYSDQYFNLTKDLLEAEGRHPPVLMQVFQKRDSILGGIDEAIAILRECSGERGTGGEWIAGWDRLEVQALHEGDPIAPREPVMTIRGDYALFAHLETVYLGCLARRSLIMRNVAEVVDAARGKEILYFPARHDHWLVQTGDGWAAHVAGAIGVSTDAQASWWGGRGVGTVPHGLIAAFGGDTVAAARAFAGRFAKEMNITVLVDFENDSVGTALAVADALGPELWGVRLDTSETLVDRALEGTDLRGVQALLVEKVRAALDEHGHEHVRIVVSGGFDAERIRRFEADGVPVDAYGVGSSLIRGRDDFTADVVEVDGRPCAKAGRGIWPSDRLELVA; from the coding sequence GTGCCCCGCCAGCGCCTCTCCTCCGCCGTCTTCCGGCTGCCGATCGTCCGCATCCGGGAGGGCTACTACTCCGACCAGTACTTCAACCTGACCAAGGACCTGCTCGAGGCCGAGGGGCGCCATCCGCCGGTCCTCATGCAGGTCTTCCAGAAGCGCGACTCGATCCTCGGCGGCATCGACGAGGCGATCGCGATCCTGCGCGAGTGCTCGGGCGAGCGCGGGACCGGCGGCGAGTGGATCGCGGGCTGGGACCGGCTCGAGGTGCAGGCGCTCCACGAGGGCGACCCGATCGCGCCGCGCGAGCCCGTCATGACGATCCGGGGCGACTACGCGCTGTTCGCCCACCTGGAGACGGTGTACCTCGGCTGCCTGGCCCGGCGCTCGCTGATCATGCGCAACGTGGCCGAGGTCGTCGACGCCGCGCGCGGCAAGGAGATCCTCTACTTCCCCGCCCGCCACGACCACTGGCTCGTGCAGACCGGCGACGGCTGGGCGGCGCACGTCGCCGGGGCGATCGGCGTGTCGACCGACGCGCAGGCGTCGTGGTGGGGCGGGCGGGGGGTGGGCACGGTGCCGCATGGGCTCATCGCGGCGTTCGGCGGCGACACGGTGGCGGCGGCGCGGGCCTTCGCCGGGCGCTTCGCGAAGGAGATGAACATCACGGTGCTCGTGGACTTCGAGAACGACTCCGTGGGGACCGCGCTCGCGGTCGCCGACGCGCTGGGGCCCGAGCTGTGGGGCGTGCGGCTGGACACGAGCGAGACGCTCGTGGACCGCGCGCTCGAGGGCACCGACCTGCGCGGCGTGCAGGCCCTGCTCGTCGAGAAGGTCCGCGCGGCGCTCGACGAACACGGTCACGAGCACGTCCGGATCGTCGTCTCGGGCGGGTTCGACGCCGAGCGCATCCGCCGCTTCGAGGCCGACGGGGTCCCGGTGGACGCCTACGGCGTCGGCTCGTCGCTCATCCGCGGCCGGGACGACTTCACGGCCGACGTGGTGGAGGTCGACGGGCGGCCGTGCGCGAAGGCCGGGCGCGGGATCTGGCCGAGCGACCGGCTCGAGCTCGTCGCGTAG
- a CDS encoding M20/M25/M40 family metallo-hydrolase — MADLQGATTDLLQRLLRFDTVNPPGNELAAQEHLAALLSEAGFEVELLGRTPERPNLIARLRGAVDGPTLCLLSHVDTVYASPEHWQHDPWSGDIADGCLWGRGAIDMKSQTAAEVAAGISLAREGWRPAAGELLIVVLVDEETGGADGAQWICSEHPDKVRCDFLLNEGAGSIIPFDGRRHIGVCVAEKGVFRFRVSTDGVAGHASMPKIGDNALLKMAPILERMRDRQPAFDLTDGPRGLLEGLGFDASDPAAALEELQRRDPGLALLVEPMLGVTLAPTRIWASEKVNVIPAVATVGVDCRVPPGHGRDLAERRVVEILGPPTPSTRDGYRLEWTEQVAGNESPVESPLMDAIREWVGEHDPETTVVPTILTGFSDSRSFRAAFPGVVAYGFFPHRHMTVMETAPLIHSADERIDVRDLGHAAQFFRDVTVRMLG, encoded by the coding sequence ATGGCCGACCTCCAGGGCGCGACGACCGACCTGCTCCAGCGCCTTCTGCGCTTCGACACGGTCAACCCGCCCGGCAACGAGTTGGCCGCCCAGGAGCACCTCGCCGCCCTGCTCAGCGAGGCCGGATTCGAGGTCGAGCTGCTGGGCCGCACGCCCGAGCGGCCGAACCTGATCGCCCGCCTGCGCGGCGCGGTGGACGGGCCGACGCTGTGCCTGCTCTCGCACGTCGACACCGTCTACGCATCGCCCGAGCACTGGCAGCACGACCCGTGGTCGGGCGACATCGCCGACGGCTGCCTGTGGGGCCGCGGCGCGATCGACATGAAGAGCCAGACGGCCGCCGAGGTCGCCGCCGGCATCTCCCTGGCGCGTGAGGGCTGGCGGCCCGCGGCGGGCGAGCTGCTCATCGTCGTGCTCGTCGACGAGGAGACCGGGGGCGCGGACGGCGCGCAGTGGATCTGCTCCGAGCACCCTGACAAGGTCCGCTGCGACTTCCTGCTCAACGAGGGCGCCGGCTCGATCATCCCCTTCGACGGCCGCCGCCACATCGGCGTCTGCGTCGCCGAGAAGGGCGTGTTCCGCTTCCGCGTCAGCACGGACGGCGTCGCCGGCCACGCATCCATGCCGAAGATCGGCGACAACGCGCTGCTGAAGATGGCGCCGATCCTCGAGCGCATGCGCGACCGCCAGCCGGCCTTCGATCTCACCGACGGGCCGCGCGGGCTGCTCGAGGGCCTCGGCTTCGACGCATCCGATCCGGCCGCGGCCCTCGAGGAGCTGCAGCGCCGCGATCCCGGCCTCGCCCTGCTCGTCGAGCCGATGCTCGGCGTCACGCTCGCGCCCACGCGGATCTGGGCGTCGGAGAAGGTCAACGTCATCCCGGCGGTCGCGACCGTCGGCGTCGACTGCCGCGTCCCGCCGGGCCACGGCCGCGACCTGGCCGAGCGCCGCGTGGTCGAGATCCTTGGCCCACCCACCCCGTCCACCCGGGACGGCTATCGACTCGAGTGGACCGAGCAGGTGGCCGGCAACGAGTCGCCCGTCGAGTCGCCGCTCATGGACGCCATCCGCGAGTGGGTCGGCGAGCACGACCCGGAGACGACGGTCGTCCCGACGATCCTGACGGGCTTCAGCGACTCGCGCTCGTTTCGCGCCGCGTTTCCCGGCGTCGTCGCCTACGGCTTCTTCCCGCACCGCCACATGACCGTGATGGAGACCGCGCCGCTGATCCACTCGGCGGACGAGCGCATCGACGTCCGCGACCTCGGCCACGCCGCGCAGTTCTTCCGCGACGTGACGGTCCGGATGTTGGGGTAG
- the chrA gene encoding chromate efflux transporter, which translates to MAVALATVAREWGRIGTIGFGGPPAHVALLRELCVERRGWIDATEFEDANAACGLLPGPASTQLSIYCAHRVAGVPGALVGGLAFILPGLLIILVLAGTALAGGAPEWLLAAGAGAGATVVPVIADAGVALARSSLARHAGWRMVRAVAYMAVGVAAAIFAGLGVLLALLACGLVELAIRRAPPRIGSSNPAVHAWPVLFAAAAQLAPLAWTALKVGALSFGGGFVIIPLMQADAVDARGWMTHAEFLNAVAFGQITPGPVTHTVAVVGWAADGLPGALLASAIAFAPSFVLVLLLAPRFAALRASVPARAFLDGAGPAAVGAILGAAVVLLDGVDHAWQWVLLGLAAGALLLGRRPIEVLLTGFVAGIVLWALGAPV; encoded by the coding sequence ATGGCCGTGGCACTCGCAACCGTCGCGCGCGAATGGGGCCGGATCGGCACGATCGGCTTCGGCGGCCCGCCCGCGCACGTCGCGCTGCTGCGCGAGCTGTGCGTCGAGCGGCGCGGATGGATCGACGCGACCGAGTTCGAGGATGCCAACGCCGCGTGCGGCCTGCTGCCCGGCCCGGCCTCGACGCAGCTGTCGATCTACTGCGCGCACCGGGTCGCGGGCGTCCCCGGTGCGCTCGTCGGCGGCCTCGCGTTCATCCTGCCGGGGCTGCTGATCATCCTCGTGCTCGCCGGCACCGCGCTCGCGGGCGGCGCGCCGGAGTGGCTGCTCGCCGCGGGCGCGGGGGCGGGGGCCACGGTCGTCCCGGTCATCGCCGACGCGGGCGTCGCGCTGGCCCGCAGCAGCCTCGCCCGCCACGCCGGCTGGCGGATGGTCCGGGCCGTGGCCTACATGGCGGTGGGGGTCGCCGCCGCGATCTTCGCCGGCCTGGGCGTCCTGCTCGCCCTGCTGGCCTGCGGGCTCGTGGAGCTGGCGATCCGGCGTGCGCCGCCCCGCATCGGATCGTCGAACCCCGCCGTCCACGCCTGGCCGGTCCTCTTCGCCGCCGCCGCGCAGCTCGCCCCGCTCGCCTGGACCGCGCTGAAGGTGGGCGCCCTGAGCTTCGGCGGCGGCTTCGTGATCATCCCGCTCATGCAGGCCGACGCGGTCGACGCGCGCGGCTGGATGACCCATGCCGAGTTCCTCAACGCGGTCGCGTTCGGCCAGATCACGCCCGGCCCGGTGACGCACACGGTCGCGGTGGTCGGGTGGGCGGCGGACGGCCTCCCCGGGGCGCTGCTGGCCTCGGCGATCGCGTTCGCCCCGTCGTTCGTCCTCGTCCTCCTGCTCGCGCCGCGCTTCGCCGCGCTGCGGGCCAGCGTGCCGGCGCGCGCGTTCCTCGACGGCGCCGGGCCGGCCGCGGTCGGGGCGATCCTCGGGGCTGCGGTCGTCCTGCTCGACGGCGTCGACCACGCGTGGCAGTGGGTGCTGCTCGGCCTCGCCGCCGGAGCGCTGCTGCTCGGCCGCAGGCCGATCGAGGTGCTGCTCACCGGGTTCGTGGCCGGCATCGTGCTGTGGGCGCTCGGCGCCCCCGTCTAG
- the tatC gene encoding twin-arginine translocase subunit TatC — translation MATNALRRPVAHDATLSVVGHLDELRSRLIVCLAALTAAFGICLWQNDALLHIVNRPLDTQTQKHIAKGEGPLGEIATTQRSVLAVARADRATAAALAAPGSGLSDAGRAAMQARVAQLDRTIASLPTHVDGNKPVTLGIGEPFSMTLMVSGMFALILSLPLILYQLYAFVVPAISPRERRAAIPLLAMVPALFAAGVAFGYVLVLPAAIRFLQNFNTDEFNVLVQARDYYKFVAMTLLATGIVFQIPVGILALTRLGVVSVVQLRRHRRYAIVACAAVAMALPGTDPVTMLIEMAPLVLLFEVSVLLAALFARRREAAEALDAD, via the coding sequence ATGGCCACGAACGCCCTGCGCCGTCCCGTCGCCCACGACGCGACGCTGAGCGTCGTCGGGCACCTCGACGAGCTGCGCTCCCGGCTGATCGTGTGCCTGGCGGCGCTCACCGCCGCCTTCGGGATCTGCCTCTGGCAGAACGACGCGCTCCTGCACATCGTCAACCGCCCGCTCGACACCCAGACGCAGAAGCACATCGCCAAGGGCGAGGGACCGCTCGGCGAGATCGCGACGACACAGCGTTCCGTGCTCGCCGTCGCCCGCGCCGACCGGGCGACGGCGGCGGCCCTGGCCGCCCCCGGCTCCGGGCTGTCGGACGCCGGCCGGGCGGCGATGCAGGCGCGCGTCGCCCAACTCGACCGGACCATCGCGAGCCTGCCGACCCACGTCGATGGCAACAAGCCGGTCACCCTCGGCATCGGCGAGCCCTTCTCGATGACGCTGATGGTCTCCGGCATGTTCGCGCTGATCCTGTCGCTGCCGCTGATCCTCTACCAGCTCTACGCGTTCGTCGTGCCGGCGATCTCCCCGCGCGAGCGGCGCGCGGCGATCCCGCTGCTGGCGATGGTCCCGGCGCTGTTCGCGGCCGGCGTCGCCTTCGGCTACGTGCTCGTCCTGCCCGCGGCGATCCGCTTCCTGCAGAACTTCAACACGGACGAGTTCAACGTCCTCGTCCAGGCGCGCGACTACTACAAGTTCGTCGCGATGACGCTGCTGGCGACCGGCATCGTCTTCCAGATTCCCGTCGGCATCCTCGCCCTGACCCGCCTTGGCGTGGTGAGCGTCGTGCAGCTGCGGCGCCACCGCCGGTACGCGATCGTCGCCTGCGCCGCGGTGGCCATGGCGCTGCCGGGCACCGACCCGGTGACGATGCTGATCGAGATGGCGCCGCTCGTCCTCCTCTTCGAGGTGAGCGTCCTCCTCGCGGCGCTGTTCGCGCGCCGGCGGGAGGCCGCCGAGGCGCTCGACGCCGACTGA
- a CDS encoding Sec-independent protein translocase subunit TatA/TatB, translated as MPNIGPMELVIVLVIALLILGPKKLPDVGRSVGRGLREFKDSVSGRDHDDDPALEGAARTRETV; from the coding sequence ATGCCCAACATCGGACCCATGGAGCTCGTGATCGTCCTCGTGATCGCGCTGCTCATCCTCGGCCCCAAGAAGCTGCCCGACGTCGGCCGTTCGGTCGGCCGCGGGCTGCGTGAGTTCAAGGACTCCGTCTCCGGCCGCGACCACGATGACGATCCCGCTCTCGAGGGTGCAGCCCGCACTCGCGAGACGGTCTGA
- a CDS encoding ferritin-like domain-containing protein, translated as MAAAPERRGAMPMICSAEHRARALDPNSEGGPMSSQNTMIDLEQFDADGAVAETGDRLDSHTRGAFLRRAGIGAAGLAGAGAVMGGLPVVASAKKSDKRDVAILNYALTLEYLEAEFYAQAKPNFTSGPLGAFTALVAADEAAHVAALKKALGSKAVAKPKFDFGSAVTDEATFTKTAFTLENTGVGAYLGQAGRIKNPAYLGAAASILTIEARHAAAIATILNTNQLAGANGITPNGPFDKPLSMKQVLAAVKGTGFITG; from the coding sequence ATGGCGGCAGCGCCCGAGCGGCGGGGCGCCATGCCGATGATCTGTTCCGCAGAGCATCGCGCTAGGGCCCTGGACCCCAACAGTGAAGGTGGACCCATGAGCTCGCAGAACACGATGATCGATCTCGAGCAGTTCGATGCGGATGGCGCGGTCGCCGAGACCGGCGACCGGCTCGACTCCCATACCCGCGGCGCGTTCCTGCGCCGAGCGGGCATCGGCGCCGCCGGTCTCGCCGGCGCGGGCGCGGTCATGGGTGGCCTTCCCGTCGTGGCCTCCGCGAAGAAGTCCGACAAGCGCGACGTCGCCATCCTCAACTACGCGCTGACGCTGGAGTACCTCGAGGCCGAGTTCTACGCCCAGGCCAAGCCGAACTTCACCAGCGGCCCGCTCGGCGCGTTCACGGCGCTGGTCGCCGCCGACGAGGCCGCCCACGTCGCGGCGCTGAAGAAGGCGCTCGGCTCCAAGGCCGTGGCCAAGCCCAAGTTCGACTTCGGCAGCGCCGTCACCGACGAGGCGACGTTCACCAAGACGGCGTTCACGCTGGAGAACACCGGCGTCGGTGCGTACCTCGGGCAGGCCGGGCGCATCAAGAACCCCGCGTACCTTGGCGCCGCCGCGTCGATCCTGACGATCGAGGCGCGTCACGCGGCGGCGATCGCGACGATCCTCAACACCAACCAGCTGGCCGGCGCGAACGGCATCACGCCGAACGGGCCGTTCGACAAGCCGCTGTCCATGAAGCAGGTCCTGGCCGCGGTCAAGGGCACCGGCTTCATCACCGGCTGA
- a CDS encoding replication-associated recombination protein A → MEDQLFPTADEPPPSARPLQPATDPAAPLPARMRPTSLGEVVGQGHLLGEGSALRRAIEEGRPHSMLLYGPPGSGKTTLARIVATSANAAFEELSAVQVGRPEIRGVIERAAHRRRSGQRTVFFLDEIHRFNKAQQDALLPAVEEGLVTLIGATTENPYFEVNSALLSRMQVYELQPLSADDVAVLLRRTGAEIDDEALDFLAERSGGDARTALGALELAVETAGRVTLAAAEDASQRRAIRYDRAGDQHYDLASAWIKATRGSDPDASLYYLAVMLEGGEDARFIVRRMVIFASEDVGNADPQALVMAVAAAQAVEHVGMPEAHYALAQAAIYLALAPKSNAEGRALHAARAQVREHGAAPPPPYLRSPPGPDGRGYDYPHDNPGHLTRQNLMPPGLEGLRFYAPDEHEDEMARRLDEIERGRGRRGE, encoded by the coding sequence ATGGAGGATCAGCTCTTCCCCACCGCCGACGAGCCGCCGCCGTCGGCGCGCCCGCTGCAGCCGGCCACGGACCCCGCCGCCCCGCTGCCCGCGCGGATGCGCCCCACGTCGCTCGGCGAGGTCGTCGGCCAGGGACATCTCCTCGGCGAGGGCTCGGCCCTGCGCCGCGCCATCGAGGAGGGCCGGCCGCATTCGATGCTGCTCTACGGGCCGCCGGGCAGCGGCAAGACCACGCTCGCCCGCATCGTCGCGACGAGCGCGAACGCCGCGTTCGAGGAGCTCAGCGCCGTCCAGGTCGGCCGGCCCGAGATCCGCGGCGTCATCGAGCGCGCGGCGCACCGCCGCCGGTCCGGCCAGCGCACGGTCTTCTTCCTCGACGAGATCCACCGCTTCAACAAGGCCCAGCAGGACGCCCTGCTGCCGGCGGTCGAGGAGGGCCTCGTGACGCTGATCGGCGCGACGACGGAGAACCCGTACTTCGAGGTGAACTCGGCGCTGCTGAGCCGGATGCAGGTCTACGAGCTGCAGCCGCTGTCGGCGGACGACGTGGCGGTCCTGCTGCGGCGGACGGGCGCGGAGATCGACGACGAGGCGCTCGACTTCCTGGCCGAGCGGTCGGGCGGGGACGCACGCACGGCGCTCGGCGCCCTCGAGCTCGCGGTCGAGACCGCGGGGCGCGTGACGCTCGCCGCCGCGGAGGACGCGTCGCAGCGCCGGGCGATCCGCTATGACCGCGCCGGCGATCAGCACTACGACCTCGCCTCGGCGTGGATCAAGGCCACACGCGGGTCGGATCCCGACGCGTCGCTCTACTACCTGGCGGTGATGCTCGAGGGCGGCGAGGACGCGCGGTTCATCGTGCGGCGGATGGTCATCTTCGCCTCCGAGGACGTCGGCAACGCGGACCCGCAGGCGCTCGTCATGGCGGTGGCCGCGGCGCAGGCCGTGGAGCACGTCGGGATGCCCGAGGCGCACTACGCCCTCGCGCAGGCGGCGATCTACCTGGCCCTGGCGCCGAAGTCCAACGCCGAGGGCCGCGCGCTGCACGCCGCGCGCGCCCAGGTCCGCGAGCACGGCGCGGCCCCGCCGCCGCCGTATCTGCGTTCACCTCCCGGTCCGGACGGCCGCGGCTACGACTATCCGCACGACAACCCGGGCCACCTCACGCGGCAGAACCTGATGCCTCCGGGGCTGGAGGGGCTGCGGTTCTATGCGCCGGACGAGCACGAGGACGAGATGGCGCGGCGGCTGGACGAGATCGAGCGCGGCCGCGGGCGGCGCGGGGAGTGA
- a CDS encoding aldehyde dehydrogenase family protein: MAPAPGVAALVASSAQVQPLWAALRLPDRARYLRRAAQAVIDELDELAGVLGAEGGRERAEVIALELLPSIDALRWLAEGGVRALRERRLAVPRATSPVTRARRTYEPLGVVAIVGAGDAPFAQPLWQIGAALLAGNGVVLKPSPRARVAGARIARLFARAGLPEGLLALAPGGDEVGRGLVATPGIAKVAFTGTRSAGQEVALGAARAGVAVALETAGVGAALVLADAGIPRAARGVVNAAFAAAGRTRGALRRAFVADAVHDAWLEAVGEAARALPPVADPGSVPRLVDEALAAGARLVAGGPEPGAGGDGAPAAWRPAVLAGVTGDMRVARDPSDGPLLAVTRVASTDEAIAAVQELPAGPGTSVWTADRYEGERIARALHTGATWLNDHRVVPALPAAPWGGAGGEDALRAFADPRVMTWEPPAGSALWWGPYDATLERAGRAVAELRSVRDRDRERALRHGPLPLAKVVARALRR, from the coding sequence ATGGCGCCCGCCCCCGGCGTCGCCGCGCTCGTCGCGTCGAGCGCGCAGGTCCAGCCGCTCTGGGCCGCGCTGCGGCTCCCGGACCGCGCCCGCTACCTGCGCCGCGCGGCCCAGGCGGTCATCGACGAGCTCGACGAGCTGGCGGGCGTGCTCGGCGCGGAGGGCGGGCGCGAGCGGGCGGAGGTCATCGCGCTCGAGCTGCTGCCGTCGATCGACGCGCTGCGCTGGCTGGCCGAGGGCGGCGTGCGGGCGCTGCGCGAGCGGCGGCTCGCCGTGCCGCGCGCGACGAGCCCGGTCACGCGCGCCCGCCGCACCTACGAGCCGCTGGGCGTCGTCGCGATCGTCGGGGCCGGGGACGCGCCCTTCGCCCAGCCGCTGTGGCAGATCGGCGCCGCGCTGCTGGCCGGCAACGGCGTCGTGCTCAAGCCGTCGCCGCGGGCGCGGGTCGCCGGCGCCCGGATCGCGCGGCTCTTCGCCCGCGCCGGCCTGCCGGAGGGCCTGCTCGCCCTCGCGCCGGGCGGCGACGAGGTCGGCCGCGGGCTCGTCGCGACGCCGGGCATCGCGAAGGTCGCGTTCACCGGGACCCGCTCCGCCGGGCAGGAGGTCGCGCTGGGGGCCGCGCGTGCCGGCGTGGCCGTCGCCCTGGAGACGGCGGGCGTCGGCGCGGCGCTCGTACTCGCCGATGCCGGGATCCCCCGGGCCGCGCGCGGCGTGGTCAACGCGGCGTTCGCCGCCGCCGGCCGGACGCGCGGAGCGCTGCGCCGCGCCTTCGTGGCCGATGCCGTCCACGACGCGTGGCTCGAGGCGGTCGGCGAGGCGGCGCGCGCGCTCCCGCCGGTCGCCGATCCCGGGAGCGTGCCCCGGCTCGTCGACGAGGCGCTCGCGGCGGGCGCCCGCCTCGTGGCCGGGGGACCCGAACCCGGCGCCGGCGGCGACGGCGCGCCGGCCGCGTGGCGCCCCGCGGTGCTCGCCGGCGTGACCGGCGACATGCGCGTCGCCCGGGACCCCTCCGACGGCCCGCTGCTCGCGGTCACGCGCGTGGCCTCCACCGACGAGGCGATCGCCGCCGTCCAGGAGCTGCCCGCGGGCCCCGGCACCTCGGTGTGGACGGCCGACCGCTACGAGGGCGAACGGATCGCGCGAGCGCTGCACACCGGCGCGACGTGGCTCAACGACCACCGCGTCGTCCCTGCCCTCCCGGCCGCGCCGTGGGGCGGCGCCGGCGGCGAGGACGCCCTGCGCGCCTTCGCCGACCCGCGCGTGATGACGTGGGAGCCGCCGGCCGGCAGCGCCCTGTGGTGGGGCCCGTACGACGCGACCCTCGAACGCGCCGGCCGCGCGGTGGCCGAGCTGCGGTCGGTGCGCGACCGCGATCGCGAGCGGGCGCTGCGCCATGGCCCGCTGCCGCTCGCGAAGGTCGTCGCGCGCGCGCTCAGGCGGTGA
- a CDS encoding oxygenase MpaB family protein: MASMFTDDSMLRRVHRESVVALSGPRALLLQAAHPVAFAGFFAHTGALDEPYERLSRTAQVLDTIAFGEAADAERATRVVRAMHGRVSGELREPAGRFPAGTPYRADDPELLLWILAALANSALVVYERYVSSLSRDERNAYWTDYRVIGSLFGLADAEMPDTIEELEAYWRDMVGGGDLFVGDEARELAIRIVLRPPVPLRARPLLELANQITIGLLPGRVRAMYGLRWDPLRGLAVRGGAEYVKRLVVPLLPPRLRLVPAARAA; encoded by the coding sequence ATGGCCTCGATGTTCACCGACGACTCCATGCTGCGCCGCGTCCATCGCGAGTCGGTCGTGGCGCTCAGCGGCCCGCGCGCCCTGCTGCTGCAGGCCGCCCACCCGGTGGCGTTCGCCGGGTTCTTCGCCCACACGGGCGCCCTCGACGAGCCGTACGAGCGGCTCTCGCGCACCGCGCAGGTGCTCGACACGATCGCGTTCGGCGAGGCCGCCGATGCCGAGCGCGCGACGCGGGTCGTCCGGGCGATGCACGGGCGCGTGAGCGGGGAGCTGCGCGAGCCGGCGGGGCGCTTCCCGGCCGGTACGCCGTACCGCGCCGACGACCCGGAGCTGCTGCTGTGGATCCTCGCGGCGCTGGCGAACTCGGCGCTCGTGGTCTACGAGCGCTACGTCTCGTCGCTGTCGCGCGACGAGCGCAACGCGTACTGGACGGACTACCGGGTGATCGGCTCGCTCTTCGGCCTGGCCGACGCCGAGATGCCGGACACGATCGAGGAGCTCGAGGCGTACTGGCGCGACATGGTCGGCGGCGGGGACCTCTTCGTCGGCGACGAGGCGCGCGAGCTCGCGATCCGGATCGTGCTGCGCCCGCCGGTGCCGCTGCGCGCCCGGCCGCTGCTCGAGCTCGCCAACCAGATCACGATCGGGCTGCTGCCCGGGCGGGTGCGCGCCATGTACGGGCTGCGCTGGGACCCGCTGCGCGGCCTGGCCGTCCGCGGGGGCGCGGAGTACGTCAAGCGCCTGGTCGTGCCGCTGCTGCCGCCGCGGCTGCGGCTGGTGCCCGCCGCGCGGGCGGCCTGA
- a CDS encoding DUF421 domain-containing protein gives MDLVLRTVVVFLIIFVVTRAVGRRELSSMEPFDLILLVVIGDLVQQGVTQSDYSLTGTATVIVTLALLVVGTAYLSFRFRRLRPLLEGEPILIVSDGHVIERSLRKQRMTVEEVEAEARLSSIASLEEVRYAVLESNGQISFIKKD, from the coding sequence ATGGATCTCGTCCTGCGCACCGTCGTCGTCTTCCTGATCATCTTCGTCGTCACGCGGGCGGTGGGCCGGCGCGAGCTGAGCTCGATGGAGCCGTTCGACCTCATCCTCCTCGTCGTCATCGGCGATCTCGTCCAGCAGGGCGTGACCCAGAGCGACTACTCGCTGACGGGGACGGCCACGGTCATCGTCACGCTCGCGCTCCTCGTCGTCGGCACGGCGTACCTGAGCTTCCGGTTCCGGCGCCTGCGGCCCCTGCTCGAGGGCGAGCCGATCCTGATCGTGTCCGACGGCCACGTGATCGAGCGCAGCCTGCGCAAGCAGCGGATGACCGTCGAGGAGGTCGAGGCCGAGGCGCGCCTGAGCTCCATCGCCTCGCTCGAGGAGGTCCGCTACGCCGTCCTGGAGTCCAACGGGCAGATCAGCTTCATCAAGAAGGACTGA
- a CDS encoding precorrin-2 dehydrogenase/sirohydrochlorin ferrochelatase family protein, producing MPAAAYAGKPCVCQFRRGTCDQTCVRDMLDTPFYVACLKLRNRRCLVVGGGEIGLEKVEGLLACDGDVTVIAPEIGPELERLADEGSIAWERREYAGAQDLDGVFMVIAATDDTDVNIRIYDDAEERAMLVNVVDVPPLCNFILPAIVRTGPLAIAISTAGASPALAKRMKRQIAEQYGEPYARLAVMLNDARGWAKATLPTYQDRKEFFEGIVNGEPDPIELLRDGDDQAVLDLIRSAQLAAA from the coding sequence ATGCCTGCCGCCGCCTATGCCGGAAAGCCGTGTGTCTGCCAGTTCCGTCGCGGCACGTGCGACCAGACCTGCGTGCGCGACATGCTCGACACCCCGTTCTACGTCGCGTGCCTGAAGCTGCGGAACCGCCGCTGCCTCGTCGTCGGGGGCGGCGAGATCGGCCTCGAGAAGGTCGAGGGGCTCCTGGCCTGCGACGGCGACGTGACCGTCATCGCCCCGGAGATCGGCCCCGAGCTCGAGCGGCTCGCCGACGAGGGCTCGATCGCGTGGGAGCGGCGCGAGTACGCCGGCGCGCAGGACCTCGACGGCGTCTTCATGGTCATTGCCGCGACCGACGACACCGACGTCAACATCCGCATCTACGACGACGCCGAGGAGCGGGCGATGCTCGTCAACGTCGTCGACGTGCCGCCGCTGTGCAACTTCATCCTGCCGGCGATCGTCCGCACCGGCCCGCTGGCCATCGCGATCTCCACCGCCGGGGCGTCGCCCGCGCTGGCCAAGCGCATGAAGCGCCAGATCGCCGAGCAGTACGGCGAGCCCTACGCCCGGCTGGCGGTCATGCTCAACGACGCCCGCGGCTGGGCGAAGGCGACGCTCCCGACCTACCAGGACCGCAAGGAGTTCTTCGAGGGCATCGTCAACGGCGAGCCCGACCCGATCGAGCTGCTGCGCGACGGCGACGATCAGGCGGTGCTCGACCTCATCCGCTCCGCACAGCTCGCGGCGGCCTGA